One genomic segment of Passer domesticus isolate bPasDom1 chromosome 21, bPasDom1.hap1, whole genome shotgun sequence includes these proteins:
- the FEM1A gene encoding protein fem-1 homolog A has translation MDLRTAVYNAARDGKLKLLQKLLGSRSREELEALTAGPGGGGGPGAGSTPLLIAARHGHLEVVEYLLDHCGARVEEGGSVSFDGETIEGAPPLWAASAAGHLGVVRSLLDHGASVNQTTLTNSTPLRAACFDGHLEIVRYLVGERGADLEVANRHGHTCLMISCYKGHREIARYLLEKGADVNRRSVKGNTALHDCAESGSLEILQLLLRSKARMEKDGYGMTPLLAASVTGHTNIVEYLIQGGLQQDEAAGSQSGTCASGGSHQRGCNEEGCEGCGASASGQDEVPNVFCTREAAVEALELLGATFVDKKRDLLGAHKYWRRAMELRCEGGKYLPKPEPRQLVLAYDYSREVSSLEELEALITDPDEMRMQALLIRERILGPSHPDTSYYIRYRGAVYADSGNFERCINLWKYALDMQQGNLEPLSPMTASSFLSFAELYSYVLQDRSKGTLATHLGFSDLIGVLSKGVREVERALVHGKDPVADSAQFTKTLAIILHLVFLLEKVECTPEQEHQKRQTIYRLLKCSPRAKNGFTLLHMAVDKDTTTVGRYPVGKFPSLHVVNLLLECGADPDSRDYDNNTPLHVAARNNCPLIMSALMEAGAHMDATNAFKQTAYELLDEKLLTKSTMQPFNYITLQCLAARALDKHKIPYKGFIPEELEAFIELH, from the coding sequence ATGGACCTGCGCACGGCCGTGTACAATGCGGCCCGCGACGGGAAGCTGAagctgctgcagaagctgctgggCAGCCGCAGccgggaggagctggaggcgCTGACGGCGGGGCCCGGTggcgggggcggccccggggccggCAGCACCCCGCTGCTGATCGCGGCGCGGCACGGACACCTGGAGGTGGTGGAGTACCTGCTGGATCACTGCGGGGCCCGCGTGGAGGAGGGCGGCTCCGTCAGCTTCGACGGTGAGACCATCGAGGGGGCCCCGCCGCTGTGGGCGGCCTCGGCCGCGGGGCACCTGGGCGTGGTGCGGAGCCTGCTGGACCACGGCGCCTCGGTGAACCAGACCACGCTGACCAACTCCACCCCGCTGCGGGCCGCCTGCTTCGATGGGCACCTGGAGATCGTGCGGTACCTGGTGGGCGAACGCGGCGCCGACCTGGAGGTGGCCAACCGGCACGGCCACACGTGCTTGATGATTTCCTGCTACAAAGGGCACCGGGAGATCGCCCGGTACTTGCTGGAGAAAGGGGCCGATGTGAACCGGCGCAGTGTGAAGGGGAACACGGCCTTGCACGACTGCGCCGAGTCGGGCAGCCTGGagatcctgcagctgctgctccgcTCCAAGGCCCGCATGGAGAAGGACGGCTACGGCATGACCCCTCTGCTCGCTGCCAGCGTCACCGGCCACACCAACATCGTGGAGTACCTGATCCAGggtgggctgcagcaggacgaGGCTGCGGGGAGCCAGAGCGGGACCTGCGCCTCGGGTGGGAGCCATCAGAGGGGCTGTAATGAagagggctgtgagggctgcGGTGCTTCAGCCTCCGGCCAGGATGAGGTCCCGAACGTGTTCTGCACTCGAGAGGCTGCTGTGGAAgcgctggagctgctgggtgccaCGTTTGTGGACAAGAAACGAGACCTGTTGGGAGCCCACAAGTACTGGCGCAGGGCGATGGAGCTGCGCTGCGAGGGCGGCAAGTACCTGCCCAAGCCCGAGCCCCGGCAGCTGGTGCTGGCCTACGACTACTCGCGGGAGGTGAGCTctctggaggagctggaagccCTGATCACGGACCCCGACGAGATGCGCATGCAGGCGCTGCTGATCCGGGAGCGCATCCTGGGCCCTTCCCACCCCGACACCTCCTACTACATCCGCTACCGCGGCGCCGTCTACGCCGACTCCGGCAACTTCGAGCGCTGCATCAACCTGTGGAAGTACGCCCTGGACATGCAGCAAGGCAACctggagcccctcagccccatgACTGCCAGCAGTTTCCTTTCCTTTGCCGAGCTGTACTCCTACGTGCTCCAGGACCGTTCCAAAGGCACTTTAGCCACCCACCTGGGCTTCTCCGACCTCATCGGGGTGCTGAGCAAAGGGGTCCGGGAGGTGGAGAGGGCCCTGGTGCACGGCAAGGACCCCGTGGCAGACTCGGCGCAGTTCACCAAGACGTTGGCCATCATCCTGCACCTGGTTTTCCTGCTGGAGAAGGTGGAGTGCACCCCGGAGCAGGAGCACCAGAAGCGCCAGACCATCTACCGCCTGCTCAAGTGCAGCCCCCGCGCCAAGAACGGCTTCACCCTCCTGCACATGGCCGTGGACAAAGACACCACGACGGTGGGGCGCTACCCCGTGGGCAAATTCCCATCCCTGCACGTGGTGAACTTGCTGCTGGAGTGCGGGGCGGACCCGGACAGCCGGGACTATGACAACAACACCCCCCTGCACGTGGCTGCCCGCAACAACTGCCCGCTGATCATGAGCGCCCTGATGGAGGCCGGGGCGCACATGGACGCCACCAACGCCTTCAAGCAGACGGCCTACGAGCTGCTGGACGAGAAGCTGCTCACCAAGAGCACCATGCAGCCCTTCAACTACATCACCCTCCAGTGCCTTGCTGCTCGCGCCCTGGACAAGCACAAGATTCCCTACAAGGGATTCATCCCCGAGGAGCTGGAAGCCTTCATTGAGCTGCACTAG
- the TICAM1 gene encoding TIR domain-containing adapter molecule 1 — protein MAQRAELQPSFEDVFNILSHAPPEKLLSLQFKLEHLRPGPCSKLLQAMVLLTLGQETEARICLDALRDNQAARYVHQLKLGAAGAREDGEELQPPQLDAGAVALLAQLYTVLAQEQLCSPEARDRASKDTQRGTLNNIPPKEQEQGSAASGGSGDRFGTLRSHEDAAFPHTASSHNMVRSSPVEIRGNSDLSGPRTLCSVGSSSLSSCLEISASPTGAFHTQPSVPECVPSCAGRPNGDTQSHSPQESSWASTPSSPPGQDTAAQGPQPEEVLQVRPCHPSPLPIPTPLPSEPAQSRDVSSTVTEPHTPREKQDEKQDEKQDEKQLPADVPDSRAAVDTVPTLVSIQDSYIPAGIPCNSAPASTSTCSLPPPNSFSSTLPPLQESPSKLSYPPPLHSFPSPARPPAPPAMDPSEPDDAKFFTFVVLHASEDEVVAQQVKNLLESMGVSNGATLSEDFFIAGRSHMTCFQEAMENSAFMILLLTKNFPCNLCLYQTDTALMQSILDPSKQDSVIPFLPKANALEGSQIPRMLSALVTLNESSPLFPTNVQKTFNPKKIREKKAMWDQLQRRKLQARWEQHQAQQNLAALSLGSPPWGPPAAPWPGPPGPPAQAWCPPAPMEPPPAQRGPPPSQAQLPPGQYSLPAGQAGMAPLIIQHARMVQIGNHNVMHVETGPGHSQEQARHNV, from the coding sequence atggcacagagagctgagctgcagcccagcttcGAGGACGTGTTCAACATTCTGTCCCACGCCCCGCCAGAGAAACTGCTGAGCCTCCAGTTCAAACTGGAGCACCTGAGACCTGGGCCCTGCAGCAAGCTGCTGCAAGCTATGGTCCTGCTCACTCTGGGGCAAGAAACGGAGGCAAGAATTTGTCTGGACGCCTTAAGGGATAACCAGGCAGCCCGGTACGTCCACCAGCTCAAACTGGGCGCTGCAGGAGCGCGGGAAgatggggaggagctgcagcctccccagctggatgcaggagctgtggcactgctggcacagctgtacacagtgctggcacaggagcagctgtgcagtCCTGAGgccagggacagagccagcaaGGACACTCAGCGGGGGACACTCAACAACATCCCACccaaggagcaggagcagggctctgcagccagcGGGGGCTCAGGGGACAGGTTTGGGACGCTGAGATCCCACGAGGATGCAGCATTTCCCCACACAGCCAGCTCCCACAACATGGTGAGGAGCTCACCAGTGGAGATCAGAGGCAACTCAGACCTTTCAGGCCCACGGACCCTGTGCTCTGTGGGGAGCTCCTCCCTGTCCAGCTGTTTGGAGATCAGTGCATCCCCAACAGGTGCTTTTCACACCCAGCCCTCTGTCCCCgagtgtgtccccagctgtgctggacGCCCCAatggggacacacagagccacagccCACAGGAAtccagctgggccagcacaCCCAGCTCTCCCCCTGGGCAGGACACAGCTGCCCAAGGGCCCCAGCCAGAGGAGGTTCTGCAGGTCAGGCCCTGTCACCCCAGCCCTCTCCCCATTCCAACACCGCTGCCCTCGGAGCCTGCCCAAAGCAGGGATGTGTCCAGCACAGTGACAGAGCCTCACACACCAAGAGAAAAGCAGGATGAAAAGCAGGATGAAAAGCAGGATGAAAAGCAATTACCTGCTGACGTCCCTGACTCCAGGGCTGCAGTGGATACTGTTCCTACCCTTGTGTCCATACAGGACTCCTACATTCCAGCAGGCATTCCCTGCAACTCTGCACCTGCTTCTACTTCAACCtgttcccttcctcctcctaaTTCCTTCTCCTcaactcttcctcctcttcaggaatCTCCCTCCAAACTATCGTATCCCCCTCCCCTGCATTCATTCCCCTCTCCAGCCAGGcctcctgctcccccagccATGGATCCATCGGAGCCAGATGATGCCAAGTTCTTCACGTTTGTTGTTCTGCACGCCAGTGAAGATGAGGTTGTGGCCCAGCAGGTCAAGAACCTGCTGGAGAGCATGGGGGTGTCCAACGGTGCCACGCTCAGTGAGGATTTCTTCATCGCTGGGCGCAGCCACATGACTTGCTTCCAGGAGGCCATGGAAAACTCTGCCTTCATGATCCTCCTGCTGACCAAGAACTTTCCCTGCAACCTGTGCCTGTACCAGACAGACACTGCTCTGATGCAGTCCATCCTGGACCCCTCCAAGCAAGACTCAGTCATCCCATTTCTACCCAAGGCAAACGCCCTGGAGGGCAGCCAGATCCCCAGGATGCTCAGCGCGCTCGTCACCCTGAATGAGAGCTCTCCTCTCTTCCCCACGAACGTGCAAAAGACTTTTAACCCCAAGAAGATCAGAGAGAAGAAAGCCATGTGGGACCAGCTGCAGAGAAGGAAGCTCCAGGCACGTTGGGAACAGCACCAAGCCCAGCAGAACCTGGCTGCCCTGAGCCTGGGCTCCCCTCCCTGGGGGCCTCCAGCAGCGCCAtggccagggccaccagggccaccagcccAAGCCTGGTGTCCCCCTGCCCCGATGGAACCCCCCCCTGCTCAGAGGGGTCCTCCCCCTTCCCAAGCACAGCTGCCCCCAGGCCAGTACAGCCTGCCAGCAGgccaggcagggatggcaccCCTGATCATCCAGCACGCCCGCATGGTTCAGATCGGGAACCACAACGTGATGCACGTGGAAACGgggccagggcacagccaggagcaAGCCAGGCACAACGTCTGA
- the LOC135284747 gene encoding perilipin-3-like isoform X2 translates to MDAACEAKEAVADKVTEAVDLTKNVVGDSVKLTRSVVTSTVSSAVEAAQGAKELVTSKVTEAVDVTKHMVEDSVDRTKFAVASTIVNAVEAAQGAKELVTSKVTEAVDLSKHLVEDSVDRTKSAVTSTITAAVGAAQGAKELVTNKVTDAVDKVTKAVDVTKHMVEDSVDLTKSAVASTIVSAVEAAQGAKELVTDKVTKAVDLSKHIVEDSVDLTKSAVASTIVNAVEAAQGAKELVTNKVTEAVDVTKHTVEDSIDRTKSAVASTITAAVGAAQGAKDLVANKVTEAVDLTKGAVQDSVEKTKSVVTSTVSTALDAAYGTITSKINTALEQGREVLQEGVEMTNSVVTNSISKAKAVSQAVAGGVESVLGMSEDLVDHYLPMTEEELGKLATTVQGFGVASVEEQRRQRSYFVRLGSLSGRVRHRAYQHSLAKLQGFRHRTQDTLSRLQLAIKLIESVKQEVGQKLLEGREKLHQLWVDWSLTQPKGNQVRTASQPEVEPRTLAMLRIITQQLQPAYHSLKLSIHGLPSSIQEAVSRATRHIHKLHSSFSRAVSFQDLSRTTLARSQERVAEARRSLDVLFEYVTHNTPLNWIVGPFRAMAKVAQDSRKHKKREMRSDIKLPKLEMAPLSQEVTKAPEEPKGTNRLSEKWCEVLEKLEEKVGKDTEVALAAKEIKTSAAEEDL, encoded by the exons ATGGACGCTGCCTGCGAGGCCAAGGAAGCGGTGGCTGATAAAGTCACTGAAGCTGTGGACCTCACTAAAAATGTTGTTGGGGACAGTGTCAAGCTGACCAGGTCTGTGGTCACCTCCActgtcagcagtgctgtggaGGCTGCCCAGGGTGCCAAGGAGCTGGTGACCAGCAAGGTGACAGAGGCTGTGGATGTCACCAAGCACATGGTGGAGGACAGCGTTGACAGGACCAAGTTTGCAGTTGCCTCTACGATTGTCAACGCTGtggaggctgcccagggagccaaGGAGCTGGTGACCAGCAAGGTGACAGAGGCTGTGGACCTCAGTAAGCACCTTGTGGAGGACAGTGTTGACAGGACCAAGTCTGCTGTGACTTCCACCatcactgcagctgtgggggctgcccagggagccaaGGAGCTGGTGACCAACAAGGTGACAGATGCTGTGGACAAGGTCACCAAAGCTGTGGATGTCACCAAGCACATGGTGGAGGACAGTGTTGACCTGACCAAGTCTGCAGTTGCTTCCACGATTGTCAGCGCTGTGGAGGCTGCTCAAGGGGCCAAGGAGCTGGTGACAGACAAGGTGACCAAGGCAGTGGACCTCAGTAAGCACATCGTAGAAGACAGTGTTGACCTGACCAAGTCTGCAGTTGCCTCTACGATTGTCAACGCTGtggaggctgcccagggagccaaGGAGCTGGTGACCAACAAGGTGACAGAGGCCGTGGATGTCACCAAGCACACGGTGGAGGACAGCATTGACAGGACCAAGTCTGCTGTTGCTTCCACCatcactgcagctgtgggggctgcccagggggcCAAGGACCTGGTGGCCAACAAGGTGACCGAAGCAGTGGACCTGACCAAAGGGGCTGTTCAAGACAGCGTTGAGAAGACCAAATCTGTTGTCACCTCTACGGTCAGTACAGCTCTGGATGCTGCCTATGGCACCATCACCAGCAAGATCaacacagccctggagcagggcagggaggttCTCCAGGAGGGCGTGGAGATGACCAACTCGGTGGTGACCAACAGCATAAGCAAAGCCAAGGCAGTGAGCCAGGCAGTGGCTGGAGGTGTGGAATCTGTCCTGGGAATGTCAGAAGATCTGGTGGATCATTACCTCCCAATGACCGAGGAGGAACTAG GTAAACTGGCCACCACGGTGCAGGGCTTTGGCGTGGCCTCCGTGGAGGAGCAGAGGAGGCAGCGGAGTTACTTTGTGCGCCTGGGCTCGCTGTCGGGCAGGGTCCGGCACCGCGCCTACCAGCACTCCCTGGCCAAGCTGCAGGGCTTCAGGCACCGCACCCAGGACACCCTCTCACGGCTGCAGCTGGCAATAAAACTG ATTGAATCTGTGAAACAGGAGGTTGgccagaagctgctggaagggcGGGAGAAGCTCCATCAGCTGTGGGTGGACTGGAGCCTGACGCAGCCCAAAGGAAACCAAGTCAGAACTGCGAGCCAGCCAGAG GTGGAGCCGCGCACTCTGGCCATGCTGAGGAtcatcacccagcagctccagcccgcCTACCACAGCCTCAAGCTCAGCATCCACGGCCTCCCCAGCAGCATCCAGGAAGCCGTGTCTCGGGCCACTCGGCACATCCACAAGCTCCACAGCTCTTTTTCCAGGGCTGTGTCCTTCCAGGACCTCTCCAGAACCACCCTGGCCCGGAGCCAGGAGCGTGTGGCAGAGGCGCGGAGGTCCCTCGATGTCCTCTTCGAGTATGTCACTCACAACACCCCTCTGAACTGGATTGTGGGGCCCTTCAGGGCCATGGCTAAGGTGGCACAGGACAGCAGAAAGCACAAGAAGAGAGAGATGAGGAGTGATATAAAATTACCCAAGTTGGAGATGGCTCCACTATCACAGGAGGTGACAAAAGCACCTGAAGAGCCAAAGGGAACCAACAGGCTCTCAGAAAAATGGTGTGAAGTGCTAGAgaagctggaggagaaggtAGGGAAGGACACAGAGGTGGCCCTGGCTGCAAAGGAGATAAAAACCAGTGCAGCAGAGGAAGATCTCTGA